The genomic DNA GGACGCGCAGGTCCGTCTCGAAGCCGTTCGCGTCCATCGCCGGGAGGTACGCCTTGACGGtcacgagcggcgtgccggccttgggcacgtcctgcacgacgtggccacggcggcgggcgaggagcgtgtACACGGCGCTGACGCactcggccggcgcctgcacctcggccgcaAAGATGGGCTCCAtcaggcgcggcgtcgcgaggaGGAACGCGCCGtaggcggcgcggcgggcggtGGGAATGATctggccgccgccgcgctggatcggctcgggcgcgactTCTGCGTGGACGATGCGGAACTTGACGTTGCGGATCGGCTCGTCGCACAGCGGCCCCTCGCGCGTGGCCCACTGGAAGCCCTGCTTGATGTGCTCGCGGATCAGGTAGAGCTGCTTCTtgtcgacctcgtcgggAAGCGTGTCGTCCACGAGCACGTTGGGCCCGTCGTCCGCCGGCCCAAACGCCCAgatggagcgcgcggcgagcgcgtcccaGCCGTAGCGCTCCTGGAAcaccttggcgagctggcgcggcggcaggcgcacgtcgagcgcgccgcgctcaaTGTCCTCGGCGATGCCCTTTtcgagcggctcggcgaTGAGCGTGAGCTTGTTCTTTTGGTTCGGCGTCACCGCGTAGCACTGCACGGCGGACGTCTCGACGACCGTCTCGCAGAACTTTACGACCGGGTCGCTGATCTTGACCTCGACTTCGGCGTAGAGCACGCGCAGGTCGTGCATGACGCAGTCGAGGTACAgctcgccggtgccgagcagcgtgtGCTCGCCACTCTCCTCGACCTTGGTCGTGACGAGCGGGTAGGTCTTGTTCACCTTCCGCAGCCCGTCGAGCATCTTGGGCAGCTCGGCGGGGTTCAGCGGCTCGACCGCGACCTTGAGCACGCTCTCAGTCATTTGCACGACCGGGCGCAGGGTATAggtctcgctcggcgcaagCGACTGCGCtacgagcgtcgcgctcttGATGATCGACGTGTCGATGCCGCCCAGGAGCACGAGGCTTCCCGccggcacggcctcggccggGACGACGTACCGGCTCTCGGCGATCCAtacgtcggcgaccgtTTCGAGGGCCATGTCTTCTTCGTCGTCCTGCGAGTacccctcgccgaggacctTGATCgtgtcgccgcgcgcgatcgTGCCGCTCAATACACGGCCCAGTGCACGGAACTCGGTCGCATCGGTCGTGGGAAAGAGTTTGGCGACCTGCACGAGGAGCGGCCCGTCGCGCCCGCCCTTGGCCGCCTCGGTGGCGAGGTGTGCGTCCgggggcgcggcgagcgtctgTGCGACTTTTTGGCGTGTGgcgtccgccgcgctcgggaGCGACGCAAGCATATCGACGAGTCCCGCCGGTGCCCCAAAGAACTGGTtcaggacgaggcgcagcagcgggCGCACGTCCATCTCGAATGCACTGGGGCGCAGGTGGATCTgcaggcggtgcagcgTCTTTTTGAGGGCGTTTGTGTCCGCCGAGAGGACCTGCGTGTAGAGCTTGTAGAGCGGCTCGAGGATAAAGTGCGTaaaggagcgcggcgcgtccgcgtgcggcgcctttCTGCTAaagccgcgcgacgaggcgtcAAAGTACATGTTGCCCCAGAGGCGCTGTGCGaacgcgtcgacgtccacCGGCGCGTTTTGTGCGTACATCTTGGCAAAGGAGCGGAGGGTGAAGCAGTAGCCCATGTCGGTCGACGCAAACGCGACGTTGCCGCGCTCTGGCgagaggcgcagcgcggggttcgggtcgtgcgcggcaaTCACGCTGTTCACCTCTTCGATCGTGTGGCGCACCTTGAAGTAGGCCTCTTGGGGCGgcagacgcagctcgaggatcAGGCGGTCCATCTTGTTTACGACGAGCGTCATCggcatgcgctcgcgcaagCAGAACTTGATGATCGCCTCGGTATTCGCCATGAcgccctcgacgacgtcgacgaccagcacggcgccgtcgacgaggcgcagcgccgccgcgacctcATCCACAAAGTTGGGGTGCCCCGGCGTGTCGACAACGTTGACGAGGTAGCTCTtgtcgcgcgtcgtgcgcatcACGAGCGACATCGGCGTGCACCGGATCGAcatgccgcgctcgcgctcgaggacgtgcgTGTCGGTATACTTGAGCGGCTTGTCCACGTCGATCTCGAGCTGGTGCGTCTCGTAGACGAGCATGTCCACGAGGCTCGTCTTGCCGTGGTGCAGGTGGCCAACGACCGCGACGTTGCGCACCATCTCGGGAAAGTTGAGCATGTTCATCATAAACGCGCGGTCGAAGCGGACCTCGGGCAGGCCCTGCTCCTCGATCGCAAAGCTGCGCACCTTTTCCGGCTCGACGAtcggctgcgtcagcggcTGTGTATCCTCTTCCTGGACGAGCGTCTCGACATCCTCGCCATACACCTCCGAGGCACTCGGATAGTACACCTTGTCCTCGTGCAGGACGACGGcctgcgacggcgcgtcgtcgacctgcATCACCTGCAGGcccgcgtcctgcgcgggaggcgcaggcggcgcctcctcgagctcagGCAGCTCCTCCacctcctcttcctcgacctcggaGCCAGAGTCAGAGAGGGGGCCGATATAGTTGCCGAACTCGTCGTAGTCGTCCATACGCGCTCcctccgccgccgcgacggcgaaaGAAATCTGCACGTGACTTGTGCCCGTGCGCTGCCATGGCGGAGAGTGGGGTGAGCGTGGCGcgggagcgcggcgcgcgctggctCCGGTTTGGGACGCTGACGCTGGGCCTGGCGGGCTCGCAGATCATATGGAGCTTGGAGCTGGCGTAGGTATTTTTTTTTCTGACGAAGCTATGGGACGCCGTACCTGCTGGACATTGGCCTGTCGAAGCAGGCAACCGGCCTCGTGTGGATCGCCGGGCCGCTGTCGGGCCTTGTGACGCAGCCGGTGCTGGGCTCGCTGTCGGAttcgtcgacgtcgcggtACCGCCGGCGCAAGTACATTgtcggctcggcgctgaTGGTGGCAGTGGGGACGTGCACGATTGCGTTTAGCGAGCCGATTGCTgccgtgctcctcgactcgctcggcgtgggCTACGGCGACTGGGACCCGGTGCGGAAAgagcgcgtggcgctgGTTGTGCAGACGTTGAGCGTGCTCGGCTTCTGGGTGCTCGACTTTGCGGTGAACGGCCTGCAAGTCATTTCGCGCGCGCTGATCCTCGACAATGCGGGCAGCAGCGAGCAGAACGAGGCGAATGCGTGGCAGGCACGTATGCTGCATGCCGGCAACATTGTCGGCTACTGGTGCGGGTGGGCGAACCTCGCCGAGTGGCCTGCGCTCCGCTgggtcggcggcggccagtTCCGCAAGTTTGCCATGCTCTCGATCGCGGGTATggccgcgtgcgtcgcggtgACGGTGCTCGGTACGCCCGAGACGGCGTACCGCCacacgacgccgccgccgacgcgcggctGGCAGCGCGTATACGTGTCGCTGCAGCAGGTGTGGCACGTCGCCAAGCAGCTGCCGCTGTCGATCCGGCGCGTGTGCCAAGTCCAGCTTTTGGTACGTAACGGTGCTGACACAGGCGACGATGAGCTGGTTTCCGTTTCTCTTTTACAGCACGACCTACATTGtggacgccgcgcggcggcaccaCGACGGGCGAGATGCGAGCGAAAAGATCGGCAGCTTTGGCATGCTCctctttgcgctcctcTCGATGCTTGCCGGCTCGTTTCTGCCGGTCGTTACGGTCGCGGGGCACGCTTCGCCCCATGCGGatggcggcgcggtcgcccCCCTCCGCTCTGCCTGGCGCCAGGCGACGCTCCGCTCAATGTGGACGTTTGGGTGCCTGAGCCAGGCGCTGATCCTCTTTGCGACGTTCTTTGTGCACACCCAGGAGCAGGCACTGGGCTTGGTGATGCTGATGGGCGTGCCTTGGAGCATCTGGACGTGGGTCCCctttgcgctcctcggcgagtttgtgcgcgaggccgaggccgagccggcgcaggacgcggtCGAAGACCAGTGGTCCGCGCAGCAGATCATGGACCGCCACGagccgcggcagcgcacctcggtgcacgacctcgagaatccgagccgccgcacgagcgcgcacGAAGGTgtggcgccgcagcgcatcgtctcGGGCTCGCACGTCTCGTCGGTCGTCTCGCGCGGGCGCGAGGTGCctgccgacggcgccgcgccgctcgaggacaGTATCCGAGGCGGCACGATCCTCGGCATTCATAACCTCGCGATCGTCCTGCCGCAGTTTCTGGTGGCGCTCATTGCGTCGCTCATCTTTCGCGTGACGAGCCACGCCCCGAGCAAGCACCGCCGtggcgacgacggcgacgtcgcgTGGGTGCTGCGTTTTGGCGCGGTAATGGCGCTCTTTGCCGCGGCACTCACGCGGTACATCCCCCTCACGCAGtccgagcgtgccgcacgCAACAttgccggcgtgcgcctccccctcgacgacgacgaggagcccgaggcggcgcacgatACGCCGTAGCCCGATCTGTAGCCCGATCCCCGATCGTGTTGCGACgatggcgagcgcgcaggccgcgccgaccgatTTGCGGCAGGAGGTCTCGCTGAAGAAGAAGCTTGTCGTCGTGGGAGATGGTGGCTGTGGCAAGACGTGTCTGTTGATCGTCTACTCGCAGAACCGCTTCCCCGAGGAATACGTGCCGACGGTGTTTGAGAACTATGTACCGATCGTCGAGTTCGAcggccagctcgtcgagttTGCGCTGTGGGACACGGCGGGGCAGGAGGAGTACAACCGACTGCGCCCCCTGAGCTACCCCGAGACGGACGTGATCCTCGTGTGCTTTGCGGTGGACTATCCCGCGAGCCTCGTCAATGTCCAGGACAAATGGCTGCCCGAGATCCTGCACTTTTGCGAAGGCGTGCCGTttctcctcgtcggcctcaAGACagacctgcgcgaggaccAGAAAGCGCTCGCACTCCTCTCTGCACAGGGCATCAAGCCGAccaccgccgagcagggCGCCGCACTCGCACAGGACAttggcgcgcgccgctaCGTCGAGTGCTCCGCCCGGACCGGGCACAATGTCCAGGGCGTCTTTCAGGCCGCGCTGGAGGAGGCctgcgagcgcaagcgcaagcgcggctGGCGCCTGCGGAAGGGAAACGCACGCACAAAGTGTAGCGTACTGTAGCTGTATATCACCGTTAATACTATGCACGGGGGGGGTTGGTATCACATGCACAGCCCTAGAGGCACAATATatcctgctcgagcagcgccgtcaTGTCTGGCAGCTGCTTCGAGACGTCCCACATGGGCGCatccggcggcggcgccgcacgccgcgcgtgctcgatccgctcgccgaggcgcactCGCAGCTGCGCCCAGGCTTtttcgtcgtcgtcgaggcgcgccatGTCTTTTGtcacgtcgtcgcgcgtcttttGCAGGAGCGCCCGGCGCTCAAGCAgccacgcacgcagcgcgtccgtactcggcggcgcagagagcatgcgcggcgccatcGG from Malassezia japonica chromosome 1, complete sequence includes the following:
- a CDS encoding uncharacterized protein (COG:J; EggNog:ENOG503NVZK), translating into MDDYDEFGNYIGPLSDSGSEVEEEEVEELPELEEAPPAPPAQDAGLQVMQVDDAPSQAVVLHEDKVYYPSASEVYGEDVETLVQEEDTQPLTQPIVEPEKVRSFAIEEQGLPEVRFDRAFMMNMLNFPEMVRNVAVVGHLHHGKTSLVDMLVYETHQLEIDVDKPLKYTDTHVLERERGMSIRCTPMSLVMRTTRDKSYLVNVVDTPGHPNFVDEVAAALRLVDGAVLVVDVVEGVMANTEAIIKFCLRERMPMTLVVNKMDRLILELRLPPQEAYFKVRHTIEEVNSVIAAHDPNPALRLSPERGNVAFASTDMGYCFTLRSFAKMYAQNAPVDVDAFAQRLWGNMYFDASSRGFSRKAPHADAPRSFTHFILEPLYKLYTQVLSADTNALKKTLHRLQIHLRPSAFEMDVRPLLRLVLNQFFGAPAGLVDMLASLPSAADATRQKVAQTLAAPPDAHLATEAAKGGRDGPLLVQVAKLFPTTDATEFRALGRVLSGTIARGDTIKVLGEGYSQDDEEDMALETVADVWIAESRYVVPAEAVPAGSLVLLGGIDTSIIKSATLVAQSLAPSETYTLRPVVQMTESVLKVAVEPLNPAELPKMLDGLRKVNKTYPLVTTKVEESGEHTLLGTGELYLDCVMHDLRVLYAEVEVKISDPVVKFCETVVETSAVQCYAVTPNQKNKLTLIAEPLEKGIAEDIERGALDVRLPPRQLAKVFQERYGWDALAARSIWAFGPADDGPNVLVDDTLPDEVDKKQLYLIREHIKQGFQWATREGPLCDEPIRNVKFRIVHAEVAPEPIQRGGGQIIPTARRAAYGAFLLATPRLMEPIFAAEVQAPAECVSAVYTLLARRRGHVVQDVPKAGTPLVTVKAYLPAMDANGFETDLRVLTQGQAFCLQSFDHWSVVPGDPTDTSIVLRPLEPAPPLGLARDFVLKMRRRKGLSDAIAVSSYLENDLVVALAQAGIEVA
- the rho4 gene encoding RHO4 protein (COG:U; EggNog:ENOG503NW37); the protein is MASAQAAPTDLRQEVSLKKKLVVVGDGGCGKTCLLIVYSQNRFPEEYVPTVFENYVPIVEFDGQLVEFALWDTAGQEEYNRLRPLSYPETDVILVCFAVDYPASLVNVQDKWLPEILHFCEGVPFLLVGLKTDLREDQKALALLSAQGIKPTTAEQGAALAQDIGARRYVECSARTGHNVQGVFQAALEEACERKRKRGWRLRKGNARTKCSVL
- a CDS encoding uncharacterized protein (COG:G; TransMembrane:11 (i16-35o55-76i88-112o132-151i214-233o276-296i317-340o360-381i388-405o501-524i544-563o); EggNog:ENOG503NU40); translated protein: MAESGVSVARERGARWLRFGTLTLGLAGSQIIWSLELAYGTPYLLDIGLSKQATGLVWIAGPLSGLVTQPVLGSLSDSSTSRYRRRKYIVGSALMVAVGTCTIAFSEPIAAVLLDSLGVGYGDWDPVRKERVALVVQTLSVLGFWVLDFAVNGLQVISRALILDNAGSSEQNEANAWQARMLHAGNIVGYWCGWANLAEWPALRWVGGGQFRKFAMLSIAGMAACVAVTVLGTPETAYRHTTPPPTRGWQRVYVSLQQVWHVAKQLPLSIRRVCQVQLLATMSWFPFLFYSTTYIVDAARRHHDGRDASEKIGSFGMLLFALLSMLAGSFLPVVTVAGHASPHADGGAVAPLRSAWRQATLRSMWTFGCLSQALILFATFFVHTQEQALGLVMLMGVPWSIWTWVPFALLGEFVREAEAEPAQDAVEDQWSAQQIMDRHEPRQRTSVHDLENPSRRTSAHEGVAPQRIVSGSHVSSVVSRGREVPADGAAPLEDSIRGGTILGIHNLAIVLPQFLVALIASLIFRVTSHAPSKHRRGDDGDVAWVLRFGAVMALFAAALTRYIPLTQSERAARNIAGVRLPLDDDEEPEAAHDTP